CAAGTTCCCTATACAAAAGCAGTTGTCTCTGCTCACCGCATGCCAGACCAAATGTTTCAGTTTGCAGAAGAGGCCGCATCTAAGGGTTATCAGGTCATTATTGCAGGAGCTGGTGGTGCCGCGCATTTACCAGGTATGATTGCTGCCAAAACAAGCTTACCGACCATTGGTGTCCCAATAAAATCAAGTACATTAAACGGCATTGATTCATTACTATCAATCGTCCAAATGCCGGGAGGTGTTCCGGTTGCTACTATGGCTATTGGAACAGCTGGAGCTAAAAATGCAGCTTTATTCGCAGCCAGAATTCTCACTTTAACAGACAAGGACCTTTTAAACCGTTTAACTGACTTTAATAACCAGCAGAAAAAAATGGCAGAAGAAAGTACGGAGGACCTCTTATGATTAAGATACTAGCTCCTCAATCAACCATTGGTATAATTGGAGCAGGACAGCTAGGTAAAATGCTAGCCCAATCTGCCCAAAAATTTGGTTACCAAGTGGCGACTTATGATCCTAATCCTGAGTCATGTGCCTTTGCGGTTTCAAATTGGCATCAAGTCGGAAGTTTTGATGATGAAGTAGCACTGTTAGACTTCTGTAAAAAAGTAGACGTTTTGACTTATGAGTTCGAAAAT
This genomic interval from Jeotgalibaca arthritidis contains the following:
- the purE gene encoding 5-(carboxyamino)imidazole ribonucleotide mutase — encoded protein: MTDHNQPRVAIVMGSKSDWTQMKECADLLDELQVPYTKAVVSAHRMPDQMFQFAEEAASKGYQVIIAGAGGAAHLPGMIAAKTSLPTIGVPIKSSTLNGIDSLLSIVQMPGGVPVATMAIGTAGAKNAALFAARILTLTDKDLLNRLTDFNNQQKKMAEESTEDLL